The following proteins are co-located in the Castanea sativa cultivar Marrone di Chiusa Pesio chromosome 8, ASM4071231v1 genome:
- the LOC142605559 gene encoding protein TRAUCO — MDSLQATYRDEDEEEDDSTKPTLSTAPTQSSPPTTATTTTEFLPPPPPQNSNNATEPQNDTATTTKPDSPSSDDKSPPRSTPTNDNTTTTENDNDTTTTTNDDVDDDVDDDEEDPPPKKQKPLSSLTTTPQHQQQQQQQQQQQPSQNDAVPTETQTLTLTPTPTPPLPTTTAKKAKKKNNNVWVTKSTRKGKKKNNNNNHNSHNNNGSSAQASEDTVLITPIHKFPDKSDDTPELKICLSKIYKAEKVELTDDRLSAGSTKGYRMVRATRGVEEGSWYFEIKVVRLGETGHTRLGWSTEKGDLQAPVGYDGNSFGYRDIDGSKVHKALREKYGEEGYKEGDVIGFYINLPEGAAYAPKPHHLVLYKGQRYACAPPDAKEEPPKVVPGSEISFFKNGVCQGVAFKDLYGGRYYPAASMYTLPNQPNCVVKFNFGPDFEFFPEDFDGRPVPKPMVEVPYHGFDNRVENGASSEKKH; from the exons ATGGATTCCCTCCAAGCCACCTATAGagacgaagacgaagaagaagacgatTCCACCAAACCCACTCTCTCTACTGCCCCTACCCAATCATCCCCACCCACCACTGCAACCACCACCACCGAATTCTTGCCCCCACCTCCACCACAAAATTCCAACAATGCCACCGAACCCCAAAACGacaccgccaccaccaccaaaccgGACTCTCCATCCTCAGACGACAAGTCGCCGCCTAGATCCACCCCAACAAAcgacaacaccaccaccaccgaaAACGACAAcgacaccaccaccaccacaaacgACGACGTCGACGACGACGTTGACGACGACGAAGAAGACCCACCTCCCAAAAAGCAAAAACCCCTCTCTTCTCTCACCACCACGCCCCAAcaccaacaacagcaacaacaacagcaacaacaacaaccctcTCAAAACGACGCCGTTCCGACCgaaacccaaaccctaaccctaactcCAACCCCAACTCCTCCTCTGCCCACAACAACGGCAAAGAAagcgaagaagaagaacaataaCGTGTGGGTCACGAAATCGACCCGaaaggggaagaagaagaacaacaacaacaatcacaacaGCCACAACAACAACGGTTCATCAGCACAAGCTTCGGAAGACACTGTACTCATCACTCCAATCCACAAATTCCCAGACAAATCAGACGACACCCCGGAGCTCAAAATCTGCCTTTCGAAGATTTACAAAGCGGAGAAAGTGGAATTGACTGATGATAGGCTGAGTGCAGGGAGTACTAAAGGGTATAGGATGGTTAGAGCGACTCGCGGTGTCGAGGAAGGGTCGTGGTACTTTGAAATAAAGGTTGTGAGGTTGGGGGAAACGGGGCATACGCGGTTAGGGTGGTCTACGGAGAAAGGGGACTTGCAGGCGCCCGTTGGGTATGACGGGAATAGTTTCGGGTATAGGGATATTGATGGGAGTAAAGTGCATAAGGCATTGAGGGAGAAGTATGGGGAGGAAGGGTATAAAGAAGGGGATGTTATTggtttttatattaatttgcCGGAGGGCGCGGCTTATGCACCTAAGCCCCACCATTTGGTGTTGTATAAAGGGCAGAGGTACGCTTGTGCCCCCCCGGATGCCAAGGAGGAGCCGCCTAAGGTTGTGCCCG GAAGTGAGATATCTTTCTTCAAAAATGGGGTTTGCCAAGGGGTTGCTTTCAAGGATCTGTATGGTGGTCGCTACTACCCAGCTGCCTCAATGTATACTCTTCCAAATCAGCCAAATTGTGTAGTCAAGTTCAACTTTGGCCCTGATTTTGAATTCTTTCCAGAGGACTTTGACGGACGTCCAGTGCCTAAGCCCATGGTTGAAGTTCCTTATCATGGGTTTGATAACCGAGTTGAGAATGGAGCATCAAGTGAGAAGAAACATTAG
- the LOC142608107 gene encoding ABC transporter G family member 15-like, whose product MEITENTSEVGVDHERSICRGMHLVWEDLTVVVPNFGNGHSRRLLDGLSGYAEPGRIMAIMGPSGSGKSTLLDSLAGRLSGKVVVTGNVLLNGKKRRLDYGVLAYVTQEDILLGTLTVRETLTYSANLRLPTSMTIEEVNGIVEGTIIEMGLQECADRLIGNWHLRGISGGEKKRLSIALEILTRPCLLFLDEPTSGLDSASAFFVVQTLRNIAHDGRTVIASIHQPSSEVFALFDDLFLLSGGQTVYFGPANLAIEFFANAGFPCPSQRNPSDHFLRCINSDFDVVTMSLLEHRRIREIQKSSDPMMNLAAVEIKAKLIEKYRCSEYATSARIRIREISTVEGLAIERKGGSQAKWWKQLSTLTLRSFVNMSRDVGYYWLRIIVYITLSLCVGTIFYDVGTSYTAILARGACGGFVAGFMTFMSIGGFPSFLEEMKVFYRERLSGHYGIAVYILSNFLSSFPFVAVMSIATGTITNYMVKFRPEFSHLVYICLDLIGAIAVVESSMMIIASLVPNFLMGIIIGAGYIGIMMMTAGYFRLLPDLPKPFWRYPISYINYGAWAIQGAYKNDMIGLEFDSLVPGGPKLKGEVILSSMLGVQLDHSKWWDLGAVAVILISCRLLFFAILKFKERASPCFRTLYTKQTLHHLNKRPSFRKTPPFPSKRHQPLHSLSSQEGLNSPLH is encoded by the exons ATGGAAATAACAGAGAACACTAGTGAAGTTGGTGTGGATCATGAGAGAAGTATATGTAGGGGAATGCACTTGGTTTGGGAAGATCTCACTGTTGTGGTTCCAAACTTTGGAAATGGACACTCCAGGAGATTGCTTGATGGGCTCAGTGGCTATGCTGAGCCTGGCAGGATCATGGCTATTATGGGCCCATCTGGTTCTGGGAAATCCACTCTTCTTGATTCTTTAgcag GAAGGCTCTCTGGAAAAGTTGTCGTGACTGGAAATGTTCTTCTCAATGGGAAGAAGAGGAGACTAGACTATGGTGTTCTT GCTTATGTGACCCAAGAGGATATTTTGTTGGGAACTCTAACAGTTAGAGAAACCTTAACTTACTCAGCAAATCTGAGGCTTCCAACTTCTATGACCATTGAAGAAGTTAATGGCATTGTAGAGGGAACAATTATAGAAATGGGACTTCAAGAATGTGCAGACCGGCTGATTGGAAACTGGCATTTGAGAGGTATAAGTGGGGGGGAGAAAAAGAGACTAAGCATTGCACTTGAAATCCTCACAAGGCCCTGCCTCTTGTTTCTTGATGAACCGACTAGTGGCCTTGACAGTGCCTCAGCTTTCTTCGTTGTTCAAACTCTTAGAAATATTGCTCATGATGGAAGAACAGTCATTGCTTCTATTCATCAGCCAAGTAGTGAGGTTTTTGCACTCTTTGATGATCTTTTTCTGCTTTCGGGTGGTCAAACAGTATATTTTGGACCAGCAAATTTGGCCATTGAG TTCTTTGCCAATGCCGGATTTCCATGTCCAAGTCAAAGAAATCCCTCCGATCACTTCCTCCGTTGTATAAATTCAGACTTTGATGTAGTGACAATGTCCTTGTTGGAACATCGCAGAATACGT GAAATCCAAAAATCATCAGATCCCATGATGAACTTAGCAGCAGTGGAGATCAAAGCAAAGCTTATTGAGAAATACAGGTGCTCAGAGTATGCAACAAGCGCAAGAATAAGGATTCGAGAAATCTCAACTGTT GAAGGACTTGCAATTGAGAGAAAAGGTGGGAGCCAAGCCAAATGGTGGAAGCAACTCTCAACTTTGACACTTAGATCTTTTGTGAACATGTCTAGAGATGTAGGGTATTACTGGCTAAGGATCATAGTCTATATAACCTTATCTCTATGCGTTGGTACCATCTTCTATGATGTTGGAACAAGTTATACCGCAATCTTGGCTCGTGGAGCTTGTGGTGGATTTGTAGCAGGCTTTATGACATTCATGTCCATTGGAGGCTTCCCTTCCTTCCTAGAAGAAATGAAG GTTTTCTATAGAGAAAGGCTCAGTGGACATTATGGGATTGCTGTGTATATTCTGTCCAATTTCCTCTCATCTTTCCCATTTGTGGCTGTGATGTCAATTGCTACCGGAACCATAACTAACTACATGGTGAAATTCCGGCCTGAATTTTCTCATTTAGTGTATATCTGCCTAGATCTTATTGGCGCTATTGCAGTCGTAGAGAGTTCAATGATGATTATAGCTTCACTTGTTCCTAACTTCTTGATGGGGATCATAATTGGAGCAGGATATAtt GGAATTATGATGATGACTGCTGGGTACTTCAGGCTCCTACCAGATCTTCCCAAGCCTTTCTGGAGGTACCCAATTTCATACATCAATTATGGTGCATGGGCAATACAG GGAGCATACAAGAACGATATGATTGGCCTTGAGTTTGATTCTCTTGTACCTGGTGGCCCAAAACTAAAAGGCGAGGTTATACTCAGTAGCATGCTTGGCGTTCAACTGGATCATTCAAAGTGGTGGGACTTAGGTGCTGTGGCAGTCATTCTCATATCTTGCAGACTTCTCTTCTTTGCCATCCTCAAGTTTAAGGAGAGAGCTTCACCCTGTTTTCGAACACTTTACACCAAACAAACTCTACACCATCTCAATAAGAGGCCTTCATTTAGGAAAACACCACCTTTCCCTTCCAAGAGACACCAACCTCTCCACTCATTGTCTTCACAAGAGGGTCTCAACTCTCCATTGCACTAG